The following DNA comes from Zingiber officinale cultivar Zhangliang unplaced genomic scaffold, Zo_v1.1 ctg134, whole genome shotgun sequence.
aaggtgatgttggatctcaacattcttgtaacttgggtagtaatgatctgttgttagataccgctcattacttatgcttctaaatgggtttaggagcattgtcaacgttacaagaacttataggatcacacacaaagggcaattagatggagattaggttcatatgatgaaccaagaggattaggttcatgtgatgaatcaaattggattaagagtaatccaaagtcaactaattgagttggactcaatttggttcatgtgttaaatgagtctaatttggacttagactcattaagccaatttaattcaatgaatagagattcattaaattaaaattgacttgaaccaatggttagaattgatcaaccatgggagagaagtggccaagtttgacttgacttgagaggaagatgaaaggtcaagtttgacttgaccattgccacctcatttgtgagttgacattaagtggactaatgatgatgtgccacatcatcaaggctagcacatgtgtgtgccacctcatgagggagatcaagagttgtgactcttgatatcccatagaggtttaaaagccttcttgaagtggtcggccacattcaaCTCAAtggtgagtttcatttggttttggtaatctccttcttcttcctctctacctttcttctctccctctcctgcaccattgctgatcctctaaggttgctagcacatctttagaggttctctctgtcgatttgtttgtgtggatacacatatagggttgtacacttgacaaccttgagatccgacgaaccttggacgagcgggatttgcgaagggatcgcatcaagggtaaactctttttctttgtagatctagtgtagatctaggttagagaaactcgtacacgtagaaaattttttgttttataacttcgcacgaatccagtggcatgggattcgggatttccgcaatgtaaaaagcggtttttgcggcccgaaaaatccaacactgATAACATACCTTAATAGGGCATGCTTAAGCAGTAGAAGCTTCTACTGTACAATCCGCTTGTCGACCGTGCCTAGTGTCAACGACAACCGCTCAGCCGAGACTCCTTCGCTCGATCAGCTTTGGCTACTCTTCTGTGTAATGATTCTGAGCTGTGACTTGTCCTGTGACATGATCGGACAAGCTCTTCCATATCCTTTGGTGCCTCACTGCTTCCGGGAACGCCCAGTGCCTGGAGATGTCACCGCCATACTCCGGGGCGGACGGGTGGTCCACTCAGACGAGTCTCCTACCAACCAGGCACTAATGCATCCAGTCATCCAATGTAGCCACTTTCCGCTAGGGCGACATGTCCtagcgttgaccaccttgactttgacctccaccatggcagTTGACCCATGCCAGGTGGGCTCCTTCTCATCGCCACATTAGAATACATATTGAAGGGATACAAAACTTAATTGATCTCACTGGATGTGAGAGTAGTCTTGCCAAAAGTGGCTCTACTAAGCATCGTATAATGGAAACTCAGGTGGAATTTTTACATTTTCTCAATACTTCAAAATATGAATTCCATCTTCACTCTAAGCAGTCTGTTTACCGAAAAACTTTTTGCCACTTTAAATGTAGGTTATCAACAAAAGTTTAATTATCAACCTTAAGCGATATGATCTTTTCAATTGCAATGAAAAAAGATCATGTTCcttttaggaactccaagttaaCATATATTTTACAAGTAGACTAGTGCAATCCATTTGCATAGGCACATCAACTCTCTTCATTTAATGAGATAAATTGGAAATTGAATCATATGATTAATTTTGTCATAATTGTATACTTGTCTCGGTGGGGATTCAAAGACATTAATATTTGCCAACATATCACTAGAGGCTACTTTTAATAGAGAATCTTTTTGTTAACTTAGATTTGATGCCCGAGTTAATTCATGCGATATTAAAACTCCACGACGCCAAAGCCAGACACTCGCAATAGAGGTATGGCCAAGCAAACCAGCAAGCGATCTCATTGATCTCTCTGAGCTAATATGTTGTCGCTACCATTGTGAAATTTATACTAGTGAATTGGCTCTTGAAATTTCTACAATGTAGGTGTTATTTGTATTGATCTAAATAACAAGAAACACTTAGGAGAGGGTATGTAAATTGAGATTTATAAATTTAGGAATCCAACTGAGAATGTGTTGAAAATTTGtaacttgaaagttttaaattgttAGATTTACTATTTATTTCATCTTTTTTTCTTGCATGAGTCTAAATAATTTCCAACTAGTATTTTCTTCCGAGACAATGTATTTTCTATTGAGGTATAACTTAGATCTAATCTTGTCTTCTTTTGAGCTTTAAGCCATTaactttgtttttgatttttcatgTCTATGCATGAAATGAAATGACAAATAAGTAGTTTTGATTAGGGTGAGTAATCGGTTCAAAACTGAATCAATCGAACCGAATAAATTGAAACTGAGTAAATTGTTCTTTTTTGACAAACCGAATCAACCaaactttgtcatcaaaatttAACAATTAAACCAATTTAAAATTGGTTAATTCGGTTTATTACCGAATTAACTTATCATTTGATTGATATTATCATATCTAAgtgtattttaaacttaactttgctaaactcttcttttttattttgcACCAGGTCAGTTGATAAATCCTAATAAATGAACAATCTTCGAGAAGTCACTTTTTCTTCCCTTTAAAGATTGTAGGCATTAACAAGGTGAGAACTCCTCATTTATGCTTCCAAACTAGTACATAATTCTCATGAATGGATATGTTAATATAACATTTACTTTAGAGAACAGAATAACATATTGAAGTAGATACTGAACTTAATTGATCTCGATGGAAGTGAGTGTCTTGCCAAAAGCAACTCTACTAGGGAACGCCTAAAGAAAACTCTGGTGGAATTTTATATTTTCTCAATGTAGGTCTAAGTAGTCCCGCTATAAGAGGTAAATAAccctaaaaaaaaaaactagaaccaATCTCTTGCTTTTTCAGCTTAGCAAGgatataatattaataaaaacaaataaccaacatgaaaataataacaaaaaaataaaaaaaactcagAATGTACTTAGTTATAATCTAggtgattattaatccaagatagTTGAAAAACTCACTAAAAAATATTAAGTCGTTAAatgcagagtagtctcttacataTTTTGAAAGCTCAGAAATTACTTAAGAAGTTAATACAATTGTTGtattttaattcctagctccaggagatTTTTTATAATCTCTTGGAAAAAAGTTATCATTGGTTCACGTCGATTGGAGGTGCCCCAAAGGGATTTAGGACGCCTTCAAGAGGATACAGATTATTATCTTCTCAACGATAGCCTAACAATTACTATTCATTGAAAGCGCCTCTATGGAAGCTCCAGGGTGCCTCCGAGAGAGACGCGAGGGTATCTCCAAGAGAGGCGCGAGGGTATCTCCAAGAGAGGCGCGAGGGCACCTCCAGCCTCCATTATGGCGCTTCTATCAAGATTTCGTCCTTTTCGTCCATCGGTATACTCTTTcatagcttttcgtccctcggatgcaccaagttcATCGACCTATTTCTCATGTCACGCATCTCACTCgccgcatctttcgctcgacttcttatctttctaagttcctgtacacttagacataaggtatcAACATAATACAGGTCCTAACTTGattcggttgatcacatcaaaactaaccttgGGGTACTTACACTCAATCTTTCAAAATATGAATTCCAGCTTCACTCTAAATAGTTTGTTCATCAAGAAACTTTTTGCCACTTCGAATATAGATCATCAACAAAAGTTTATCAACCTTAGCAATGTGATCTTTTCAATTGCAAAGGAAGAATATCATGTATCTTTCATGAACTCCAAGTTAACATATCTTCTATAGGCAGACTAGTGCATTTCATTTGCATACACATCAACTCTTTTCATTCCATGAGATAAATTGAAATTCAATCTTATGATTAATTTTGTCTGAAAGGTAGACGTGTCTTAGCGGTGATTCAAAAACATTAATGTTTGTTAACATATCATATCAGAGgctattttttttttggataatctCTTTGTTCACTTATATTTTGTTGCGTCTAAAAGGATAttcatatattttcataatttatgatattatccattttaGCTCTACTCAAAAGATCTCGTGTTAatagagatatcttacatccttttaaaaTCTATGATATTTTCCATATGTTTTCAATataggactttgattgaatcctaaCAATCCTCCCCTTAAACGAAGAACCAGAATTACTTTCATGGTCCGGACCTCCTTACAAGCATCcatatccggtcactcttgacctgctccaaGCCTACCCGCAAGCATTtggtcactcttgacttgctccGGGCCTCCTCAAGAATATCCGTatcaggtcactcttgacctgctccaggccttcccgtaagcatccggtcaccttgacctactcactttgggcctaagccctcattgTTTTGTTCTTGAAAATGTcttataccaatagagatatcttacatctttttaaactcatgatcttttctataTGTTTATAATGTGGAACTTTAATTGAATCTCAACAGATTTGTTGCCCAGTTAATTCATACGAGATTCAAATTCCACAATGCAATATTCTGACTTGCAATTGAGGTATGGCTGAGCAAACCAACAAGCGACCTCACTGATCTCTCCGAGCTGATATGTTATCGATGTCATTGAGAATAGGAGTGATCATTCAATTAATAACCGAAGTAATCGAACCGTTTAAATCGAAATCCAACAAACTACTACAAAATTCCATTTTGTTGCCTTTCACATGATAGAATTCCAATCGGTTTTGAAAACGTGAATATTATATTGGTAAATTTCAATGGTCAGAATCTGGTCAGTCAAAATCTGAATATAAAATATTTCATTATTACATGCAATATTAATTAATACATGtcaatcaaaaaataaatataaaaaatttcattCTAGTTATTTAGTATTATTGTCTATATTATATTGGGATATCATGTAAATGAATTTTAAACCGCTGTCATCattccttctcctttctccttATTCTCCGGGATGATGCTCCTACACTTTCTACTGCCAATCAAAGATTTGATACCATTTAACATTTATATCGTTGTTATACATTATATGTGCGAAAAGTGATTCACAACAGTTTTAGGTAGCATTTAGTAGAGCTTTCTCATTTCTTAGATTCTAGTTATATTGAAACATTTTTGAATATTTGTAAATGTTAAATTCTACTTTTAACTTCTATAACTTTTATTTAAAAGCTAAAAGgagaattgatattttttttcttctgcttTTTTTGGTtatggtttaaaattaaaaattggcAATTATATCTTTAATAAATGAAGCTATTTTTTTGCTCTTACTTCAGTGATCATGTGAGTTAGCTCCCATCTTCAATGATCTTGTTGACCGTGGGAGCTTGGATGGAAAGTTCTTGCAGGATGCTTTATCCAGGTTTTCCACTAATACTCCAGTAATCAAGCTTTCACCTAAAGTAGCTGATAGCATCTAATATGTATTGTTACTAGTATTATTTCTTATCATCTTGAAAAGGAATAGTGAGTTACCATCAACTACATGTGTGGTCTTCTTTATttttggattggaaatgaaacaaCAATGGCAGGTAGTTTGTCCCTTTGCCATTCAGGAATACAATTATCTCTAGTGTACTATAATTGGAGAATGGAATTGCATTATGTTTTATTTGGACCATCCAATAAGAGAATTTGCATGTCTTTTTAGATGATTAATTTTAACATGCAACATCACCAAAGGCAAGGCAGTTTGATCAAGGCATTTTGAAGAAACAGTGTTCCATATATATATTCTGCCGCACCATTTACATATCAAACaatctgaaaaataaaattgaactcCTTCAGTGCGAAATCACACTTTTCCCAACATAACTCCACAAGAATCAACAAAACTCTGCAGAAATTGACCAATAAATAAATCACCACTTTTGAACTAAACAAATCTATGCAATTTTGAGCTCTGACTGAAGAATTTGTCAGAAACAAACCATGTCGCTATGAAATATTTACAGCATGTGGAATTTGGTCTTCAGATTCTTCAGTATCCCTGCAAGTTATAGGGTTGGCCTCAATCCAGCTTCTACCAGGAGCTTTTCTCACACCCCTTTTTCTCATCATCTTCCTTATCTGCAAAGCCTCATTCCATCGACCAACCGTCTTGTACACATTGGCAAGAAGAACATAGCTCAGATGCTGCTCCGGCTCCAATTTCATCATCCTCCTTGCCACGCGCTCTGCCACGTCAACTCTCGCGTGGGTAGCACAGGCACCTAGAAGCGTCGCCCGTAAGGACGACTCACCTCTGCACTTCGAGTCATTTATCAACTCTTCGGCTTCTTCGAGTAGCCCAACTCGGCTCAAGAGATCAACCATGCAAGTGTAATGCTCAGTCCCTGGCACAATGTTGTAGTCTTGGCTCATTGATCTGAAGTGCCTCCTGCCTTCATCCACCAAACCTGAGTGGCTGCAAGCAAAGAGTAACCCAACAAAACTGATATAATCTGGCCACGTCCCTTGCTTCAACATTTCTTCGAACAGCTCGATGGCATGACTGCCTCTTCCATTTTGCGCAAAGCCAGAGATCATCGTGTTCCATGTGATCAAGTTTCTGGCTGAGATCTTAGCAAAAAGACGGTAGGCATAGTCCACAAGGCCGCATTTTGCATAAAGATCAATCAATGCAGATTCCACAATGACATATCTCCAACGGCTGATCCTTAGATACCTGCAGTGAACCTCCTTACCGTGTCTCACAGCTGCAAGGCCGGCACAAGCACGAAGTACTGTGCCATAACTGTACTGCTCGTCGTCTTCCTTATCCATCACCCGGAAGAGACTGAGAACAGCTTCGTAGTTCTTGGCTTCGCAGTACCCTCCAAGCAAGGCGCACCAGGACACTGCGTTTCTCTTCGGCATTTGATCGAACACCTTGCGTGCGTCACCCATTAGCCCGCATTTCGCATACATGTCGAGTGTGCTGCTCTCGACCACCACGTTGCCCCTGAGACCGTTTGTCAAAATCTTGGCGTGGACTTCCTTGCCCTGTTTCCGTCGACCTAAATTGCCCAACGCCTTCATGATTGTGCCGAAAGTGAATTCATCTGGAAGAACTCTGAGTGAGTTACTCATCATTAAGCGGAAGAATCTCAAAGCTTCGGCGAACTCATCATTCCATGTCAACACCGAGACGATCGAGGTCCAACACACGGAGTCTGGCTCGAGCAATTCGTCGAACACCCGTCGTGCTTCTTCGATTGCATAGCTCCTGCCATACATGTAAACAAGAGCGCTCGCGATCACATGGTTCGTCTCGAACCCGCGGGGAAAGGCCATGGCGTGGAGGCACCTACCGAGCCTGACGTCCTCAAGGTCGGAACTTGCCTTGACTGCGGCGGAAAGGGTGAAATCGTTAGGCTCGACGCCGCCGAAAGTTGACATTTTGACGAACATCCGAAGGGAATCTAGGGGACGACCGGCGCGGGAGTAACCGGAGACCATCGAGGTCCAGGAGACAACGTCTTTCACGGGCAAACTGTCGAACACGCGGCGGGTGGCGGAAACGTCGGGGCAGAGCTTGAAGTAGAGGGAGAGGAGGCTGTCGCCCACTAATCGGTGGGAGTCGAGTCCGTACTTGATGACATGGGCGTGGAGCTGGAGGCCGTGGGAGAGGGAGCCGGAGTCTGCGGCGGCCTTGAGGCGGGCGGCGCTGTGGTGGGGCTTGAAGAACTGCCTCATCTACATGCACAAATTTCGTGATTTTCTAAAAGTAttttaacaaattcaaaatcctCAAAAAACCCACTTCCATACcattttatataaataataatcaaaatctacctatttttaaataatgtttttaacTTTTTCTGCCGCTGCGTTGCGTTGCCTGTTTACGAGGGAATCAAATAATCAATCGTTTACCGGACACAGTTCAGCGTACCACGCGCTTACTTTGCGACATCATTTCATCTGCTGACCTACTCATAGCCACGTGGAAGCTTGCGAATGGATTTTAGTACAGTACCTGTGCACATCGCTGAACAGTGGATCCGAAGACCATTCATCTCTCACTATCAAGCCAGTTGGCAAAGCGCGTATCATTTAAAAAGCGTATCATACAATTTATCCTTTCACCCCTGCATTTACGGATTTATAAAACTAtgccaattttttattttttaattgactAGTAAATTTAGCACATTATCAAATTATTATagcatttaatttatttatttattttgtgccTATTTTGATCGTGCCGTTTTTTTGCCGTCTCTTCTCGGTGTAGTTGGAGTTACTCGGGTTTCCGGTGGAGAAACAGCGGAATTTATGAAAGAGACGGAGGTGAAGTTACCGGATGACTTCCGGTGCCCGATCTCGCTCGAGGTGATGACTGATCCGGTCATTTTATCCTCTGGCCACACTTTCGACCGCGCCTCCATCCAGCGGTGGCTCGACGCCGGTAACCGCACCTGTCCGGTCACCAACCTTCCGCTCCCAGCTTCCCCATCGCTCATCTCCAACCACGCTCTCCGCAGCCTCATCTCCTCCTTCCTCTCCGGCGGCCTCCCGGCCGCCTCCACCTCCGGCCACCACCTCGACTCCCTCCTCCTAGCTCGTCTCTCCTTCCCTTCCGACGCCGCCACCCTCGCCGCCGTCCTCCGCCTCGCCCAAGACGGAGGCGGCGCCGGGTTTCGCCGCCTCGTCGCCGACTCCGGCGCCGTCTCCGTTCTCCTCCGCCACGCGCCCGCCGCCGACCGCCCCGATCTACAGGACCTCGCGCTCCGCGCCCTGATTCACGTCTCCCTCGACGGGGACGACGCGCGGCTCGGCCTCCTCGCGGAGGGCGCCCTCGATCCCGTCGTCTCGGCCCTCCGCGGCGGCCCTGCCGCCGCACTCGCCGCCACGCTCCTCACCAGCCTCGCCGTCGTCGACGTCAACAAGGCCACCATCGGCGCCCACCCCGCCGCGATCCCCCGCCTAGCGACGCTACTCCGCGGCCACGACGGCCGGCAGCGGAGGGAGGCGGCCACGGCGCTCTACGAGCTGTGCAAGTTCGCCGGGAacagaccccgtgccgttcgcgCTGGAACCGTGGCGCCGCTGCTCCATTTTGCCGGCGAGGGGTCGGAGAGAGCCGTGCAGGTCCTGGCACTCCTCGCCAAGTGCCGAGAGGGAAAGGACGAGATGAGGAAGACGGTTGGATTCGTTAGGGCACTGACCGACGTCGTTAGAACTGGGAGCCCCCGGGGCGTGGAGCACGGCCTGTCGGTCCTTAACCTGGTCTGCTCCGATTGCCAAGAAATGGCTTTGGAAGCCATCGGAGAAGGGGTCTCGGGCCTCTGCTCTGTTTTAGCCGGCGACATGAATCCAAAGATCGGGAGAAACGCGACGGAGTTGCTTCTGAGACTGGaagttctctcttctccttgcatGACGCCCAACAGAAGAGATCGGTAAAGAAGGCAAAGCTGCTTGCTTGATCCCATCGTGTCTTTAAAATCTGGAAGATTTATGGAATGAACCACAAATGGTAAAGAGATCATTAAGCAGAATTAGGGCCATCCATGTTATTATAATTTCTAATTATATAGAACTAATTTCAATTCAGCTGAATAAATTGAATTATTAaagtgttgttgttgttgttgttttgatATTAAATTCAAAGTATCTGCAAAGTatcttcaattaaaaaaaaaaaaaaatcaattcccaATTGTGAAAACAACCCTACTAAAAACTTAGTCAAGAGGATTTCAAAAGAAGCCGCAGATCCATAGTAACTTGACAAAAGAACTGCATAGCTTAATAAAGATTGGCCAAAGTTAGAGTAACATCATTTAAGGGTGCAAATGAGTCGAACCTTTTTGAGTCGCTCTTGAGCGACTCGAATTCAAACCAACTCATTTAACatttgagccgagctcgagctcatttAACGCTGACTCGAGGGTTCGTCGAGACTTATCAAGAcaggttaatttaatattttaataattaaaattattattacttttaaaatgaAAACTAAGTTAAAGGGAAGTTTATGATTAAAACATGTCATTTGATGTATTTgagatatagtttgaatccctacTCGAACaagcttttaatttattttttcaagttaaacttgagtttgactcggGCTCAAACTCAAAAATTCAATCGAGTTCGAGCACAAGTCAAGTT
Coding sequences within:
- the LOC122036180 gene encoding pentatricopeptide repeat-containing protein At1g03540-like, with amino-acid sequence MRQFFKPHHSAARLKAAADSGSLSHGLQLHAHVIKYGLDSHRLVGDSLLSLYFKLCPDVSATRRVFDSLPVKDVVSWTSMVSGYSRAGRPLDSLRMFVKMSTFGGVEPNDFTLSAAVKASSDLEDVRLGRCLHAMAFPRGFETNHVIASALVYMYGRSYAIEEARRVFDELLEPDSVCWTSIVSVLTWNDEFAEALRFFRLMMSNSLRVLPDEFTFGTIMKALGNLGRRKQGKEVHAKILTNGLRGNVVVESSTLDMYAKCGLMGDARKVFDQMPKRNAVSWCALLGGYCEAKNYEAVLSLFRVMDKEDDEQYSYGTVLRACAGLAAVRHGKEVHCRYLRISRWRYVIVESALIDLYAKCGLVDYAYRLFAKISARNLITWNTMISGFAQNGRGSHAIELFEEMLKQGTWPDYISFVGLLFACSHSGLVDEGRRHFRSMSQDYNIVPGTEHYTCMVDLLSRVGLLEEAEELINDSKCRGESSLRATLLGACATHARVDVAERVARRMMKLEPEQHLSYVLLANVYKTVGRWNEALQIRKMMRKRGVRKAPGRSWIEANPITCRDTEESEDQIPHAVNIS
- the LOC122036181 gene encoding U-box domain-containing protein 8-like yields the protein MKETEVKLPDDFRCPISLEVMTDPVILSSGHTFDRASIQRWLDAGNRTCPVTNLPLPASPSLISNHALRSLISSFLSGGLPAASTSGHHLDSLLLARLSFPSDAATLAAVLRLAQDGGGAGFRRLVADSGAVSVLLRHAPAADRPDLQDLALRALIHVSLDGDDARLGLLAEGALDPVVSALRGGPAAALAATLLTSLAVVDVNKATIGAHPAAIPRLATLLRGHDGRQRREAATALYELCKFAGNRPRAVRAGTVAPLLHFAGEGSERAVQVLALLAKCREGKDEMRKTVGFVRALTDVVRTGSPRGVEHGLSVLNLVCSDCQEMALEAIGEGVSGLCSVLAGDMNPKIGRNATELLLRLEVLSSPCMTPNRRDR